One genomic region from Thiohalorhabdus denitrificans encodes:
- a CDS encoding Rieske (2Fe-2S) protein translates to MSDWWQVARIEDIPPGSVARVEADDVPMAVVNLGGELYALANLCTHMEAELHEGELDPDGELECPVHGARFDVRTGEALTPPAFEALETYPVQVADGLVYVRPDPDD, encoded by the coding sequence ATGAGCGACTGGTGGCAGGTGGCCCGAATCGAGGACATCCCGCCGGGCTCGGTGGCCCGGGTGGAGGCCGATGATGTCCCCATGGCGGTGGTGAACCTGGGCGGGGAGCTCTACGCCCTGGCCAACCTCTGCACCCATATGGAGGCCGAGCTCCACGAAGGCGAGCTGGACCCCGACGGCGAGCTGGAGTGTCCCGTCCACGGGGCCCGCTTCGATGTACGCACCGGCGAGGCCCTGACGCCCCCGGCCTTCGAGGCCCTGGAGACCTATCCGGTCCAGGTGGCGGACGGCCTCGTCTACGTACGCCCCGACCCCGACGACTGA
- a CDS encoding hemerythrin domain-containing protein, with product MTDIYQKLAEDHRETSKMLEQLNNIAESDPGRRDALFPKVKEELLAHARAEDATFYNALRQHSESKGDAQHAMQEHSEVENLLLELTHLDRSTPEWASKLRELKQSVESHVDEGENQIFPEAQGILDDQQANEIGESFTQEKAQRPQH from the coding sequence ATGACGGATATCTACCAAAAACTGGCCGAAGATCATCGGGAAACATCGAAGATGCTGGAGCAGCTGAACAATATCGCCGAAAGCGATCCCGGTCGACGCGATGCCCTGTTCCCCAAAGTGAAGGAGGAGCTCCTGGCGCACGCCCGGGCGGAGGACGCTACCTTCTATAACGCCTTGCGCCAGCACTCGGAAAGCAAGGGGGACGCCCAGCACGCCATGCAGGAGCACAGCGAGGTGGAGAACCTCCTTCTGGAGCTCACCCACCTCGACCGTTCCACGCCCGAATGGGCTTCCAAGCTGCGCGAGCTCAAGCAGAGCGTGGAATCCCACGTGGACGAAGGGGAAAACCAGATCTTCCCCGAGGCCCAGGGGATCCTGGACGATCAGCAGGCCAACGAGATCGGGGAGAGCTTCACCCAGGAGAAGGCCCAGAGGCCCCAGCATTAG
- a CDS encoding deoxyribodipyrimidine photo-lyase: MVAPDRIQDLRPGPPRPGRYVLYWMQQAQRASDNPALDLAVHRANELHLPVVVAFGLTADYPEANLRHYTFMVQGLAEVGAHLRRRGIAFLPFHDAPPQAALRLAEGAALLVSDRGYLRHQRQWRREVADRAPCPVVEVETEVVVPVEIASPKAETAARTLRPRIERQRKEFLAECPAVDPNLSARPLDLRGDFDPEDGEALLRDLPLDRSVAPVPAFRGGYREARRRLDRFLREGLPGYARRSSDPVAEATSHLSPYLHFGQIGVGEVARAVQGAEAPAKDREAFLEQLIVRRELSMNHVWYRPDYDAYTCLPDWARRTLAEHADDPRDPCYSREPLEAAETADPYWNAAMIDMRTRGFMPNYMRMYWGKKVLEWMADPQTAFATLLALNNRYFLDGRDPNAFANVAWCFGLHDRGWPERPVFGKVRYMNARGLRRKFPIEDYVRRVWDNSDPETP; the protein is encoded by the coding sequence ATGGTGGCCCCGGACCGCATCCAAGACCTCCGTCCGGGCCCGCCACGCCCCGGCCGCTACGTCCTCTACTGGATGCAGCAGGCCCAGCGCGCCTCCGACAACCCCGCCCTCGATCTGGCCGTCCACCGCGCCAACGAGCTGCACCTGCCGGTGGTGGTCGCCTTCGGCCTCACCGCGGACTACCCCGAGGCCAACCTGCGCCACTACACCTTCATGGTGCAGGGGCTGGCGGAGGTGGGCGCCCACCTCCGCCGACGGGGCATCGCTTTCCTCCCCTTCCACGACGCCCCGCCCCAGGCCGCCCTCCGGTTGGCGGAAGGGGCCGCCCTCCTGGTCTCCGACCGGGGCTACCTGCGCCACCAGCGGCAGTGGCGCCGGGAGGTGGCCGACCGCGCCCCCTGCCCGGTGGTGGAGGTGGAAACGGAGGTAGTGGTCCCGGTGGAGATCGCCTCCCCGAAGGCCGAGACGGCGGCCCGTACCCTGCGCCCCAGGATCGAGCGCCAGCGGAAGGAGTTCCTGGCGGAATGCCCCGCCGTGGACCCCAACCTCTCCGCCCGTCCCCTCGACCTCCGGGGCGACTTCGACCCGGAGGACGGCGAGGCCCTCCTCCGGGACCTGCCCCTGGACCGCTCGGTGGCGCCGGTCCCCGCCTTCCGGGGCGGTTACCGCGAGGCACGCCGCCGCCTGGACCGCTTCCTCCGGGAAGGGCTCCCGGGCTACGCCCGCCGCAGCAGCGACCCGGTGGCGGAGGCCACCTCCCACCTGTCCCCCTATCTCCATTTCGGTCAGATCGGCGTCGGGGAGGTGGCGCGGGCCGTCCAGGGGGCGGAAGCCCCCGCGAAGGACCGGGAGGCGTTCCTGGAGCAGCTCATCGTGCGCCGGGAGCTGTCCATGAACCACGTCTGGTACCGTCCCGACTACGACGCCTACACCTGCCTCCCCGACTGGGCCCGCCGCACCCTGGCCGAGCACGCGGACGACCCCCGCGACCCCTGCTATTCCCGGGAGCCCCTGGAGGCCGCGGAGACCGCCGACCCCTACTGGAACGCCGCCATGATCGACATGCGCACGCGGGGCTTCATGCCCAACTATATGCGCATGTACTGGGGCAAGAAGGTACTGGAATGGATGGCCGACCCCCAGACCGCCTTTGCCACCCTCCTGGCGCTGAACAACCGGTACTTCCTGGACGGGCGGGACCCGAACGCCTTCGCCAACGTGGCCTGGTGCTTCGGCCTGCACGACCGGGGGTGGCCGGAGCGGCCGGTTTTCGGCAAGGTACGCTACATGAACGCCCGCGGGCTGCGCCGCAAGTTCCCCATCGAGGACTATGTCCGGCGGGTATGGGACAACAGCGACCCGGAGACGCCATGA
- the smpB gene encoding SsrA-binding protein SmpB, translated as MGAPPRQIAQNKKARFDFHIEEEFEAGIELQGWEVKALRAGRANIKESHVIIHHGEAWLVGARISPLPEASTHVNPDPTRTRRLLLHARQLRTLIGQTQQKGFTIVALDMHWTRGLAKVQIALAKGKKKQDKRADIKERDWQRQKERIIKEKNR; from the coding sequence ATGGGAGCACCACCACGCCAGATCGCCCAGAACAAGAAGGCCCGCTTCGACTTCCACATCGAGGAGGAATTCGAGGCGGGCATCGAGCTGCAGGGCTGGGAGGTGAAGGCCCTGCGTGCGGGACGGGCGAACATCAAGGAAAGCCACGTCATCATCCACCATGGCGAGGCTTGGCTGGTGGGCGCGCGCATCTCCCCCCTGCCCGAGGCCTCCACCCATGTGAACCCCGACCCCACCCGCACCCGGCGCCTGCTCCTGCACGCCCGTCAGCTCCGCACCCTGATCGGCCAGACCCAGCAGAAGGGGTTCACGATCGTTGCCCTGGACATGCACTGGACCCGGGGACTGGCCAAGGTGCAGATCGCCCTGGCCAAGGGTAAGAAGAAGCAGGACAAGCGGGCTGACATCAAGGAACGCGACTGGCAGCGGCAGAAAGAGCGCATCATCAAGGAGAAGAACCGCTAG
- a CDS encoding SUF system Fe-S cluster assembly regulator: MLRISKMTDYGTVVMTHLAKNPEQRFSARELASDLHIGVPTVSKILKVLERGGLLVAQRGKNGGYSLAHDPGEISVAQVIRAMEGPIALTECASDALQCDQEQSCSVQSNWQRINHAIMQALEGVSVAEMTEPISVQGVQTRTLEFLGVAEGDPLAQTE, translated from the coding sequence ATGCTACGCATCAGCAAGATGACCGATTACGGCACGGTGGTCATGACCCACCTCGCCAAGAACCCCGAGCAGCGCTTCAGCGCCCGGGAGCTGGCGAGCGACCTGCATATCGGCGTGCCCACGGTGAGCAAGATCCTTAAGGTCCTGGAGCGGGGCGGTCTGCTGGTGGCCCAGCGGGGCAAGAACGGCGGCTACTCCCTGGCCCACGACCCCGGTGAGATCTCCGTGGCCCAGGTGATCCGGGCCATGGAGGGCCCCATCGCCCTGACCGAATGCGCCAGCGACGCCCTGCAGTGCGACCAGGAGCAGTCCTGCTCGGTGCAGAGCAACTGGCAGCGCATCAACCACGCCATCATGCAGGCCCTCGAGGGGGTCTCCGTGGCGGAGATGACCGAACCGATCTCTGTGCAGGGGGTGCAGACGCGCACCCTGGAATTCCTGGGGGTGGCCGAGGGCGACCCCCTGGCCCAGACGGAATAA
- the sufD gene encoding Fe-S cluster assembly protein SufD, translating to MSEQTEIVDRYTALFEQGRERLPGADAGWVAERRRAAMNRFAETGFPAPRNEEWKYTSLRPLEKRAFALPEAEAPGLRPEEIAEYTFDEPAALRLVFVDGVYSPSLSRPADLPEGVVVRPMSEALGEPSEVLQRHLGSYADPEGTPFVALNTAFMGDGVYVSVPAGVQVETPIHALFLTSAGADGVGPHYRNLVVAEEGASVTVLEDFVGLGEGAYFNNTVTEAVAPKDAQVEVYKLQQEGPGGYHVATFEGYQGENSVLTHHNIALGGRLVRNDVNDVLDAEGALVNLNGLYLGDGREHVDNHTRIDHLKANAESREYYKGILDGRARGVFNGKVVVQPEAQGTESDQQNRNLLLSRNAEVDPKPELEIFADDVSCTHGATVGQLDEDALFFLRSRGLGYEDARNLLIFGFANEIIERVRIEPVRARLEERLLKRLPHTEAMEE from the coding sequence ATGAGCGAGCAAACCGAGATCGTCGACCGCTACACCGCCCTGTTCGAACAGGGCCGCGAGCGGCTCCCCGGGGCGGACGCGGGCTGGGTCGCCGAGCGGCGGCGCGCGGCCATGAACCGCTTCGCCGAGACGGGCTTTCCGGCGCCGCGCAACGAGGAGTGGAAGTACACCTCCCTGCGGCCGCTGGAGAAGCGCGCATTCGCCCTGCCCGAGGCGGAGGCCCCCGGCCTGCGGCCGGAGGAGATCGCCGAGTACACCTTCGACGAGCCCGCCGCCCTGCGGCTGGTGTTCGTGGACGGCGTCTACTCGCCGAGCCTGTCCCGCCCCGCCGATCTGCCCGAAGGGGTGGTGGTGCGGCCCATGAGCGAAGCGCTGGGCGAGCCCTCCGAGGTCCTGCAGCGCCACCTGGGCAGCTACGCCGACCCGGAGGGCACGCCTTTCGTTGCCCTGAACACCGCATTCATGGGCGACGGCGTCTACGTCTCCGTTCCGGCCGGCGTACAGGTGGAAACGCCCATCCACGCCCTGTTCCTCACCAGCGCGGGCGCCGACGGCGTGGGCCCCCACTACCGTAATCTGGTCGTGGCCGAGGAGGGCGCCTCCGTGACCGTACTGGAAGACTTCGTCGGCCTCGGCGAGGGCGCCTACTTCAACAATACGGTCACCGAAGCGGTGGCGCCGAAGGACGCCCAGGTGGAGGTCTACAAGCTCCAGCAGGAGGGGCCCGGCGGCTACCACGTGGCCACCTTCGAGGGCTACCAGGGCGAGAACAGCGTCCTGACGCACCACAACATCGCCCTGGGCGGCCGGCTGGTGCGCAATGACGTCAACGACGTCCTGGACGCTGAGGGTGCCCTGGTGAACCTCAACGGGCTGTACCTGGGCGACGGCCGCGAGCACGTGGATAACCACACGCGCATCGACCACCTGAAGGCCAACGCCGAGTCCCGGGAGTACTACAAGGGCATCCTGGACGGGCGCGCCCGCGGCGTATTCAACGGCAAGGTGGTGGTGCAGCCCGAGGCCCAGGGCACGGAATCCGACCAGCAGAACCGCAACCTGCTGCTGTCCCGCAACGCCGAGGTGGACCCCAAGCCGGAGCTGGAGATCTTCGCCGACGACGTCTCCTGCACCCACGGTGCCACCGTGGGCCAGCTCGACGAGGACGCGCTGTTCTTCCTGCGCTCCCGCGGCCTCGGCTACGAGGACGCCCGCAACCTGCTGATCTTCGGCTTCGCCAACGAGATCATCGAGCGGGTGCGCATCGAGCCGGTGCGGGCGCGGCTGGAAGAGCGGCTGCTGAAGCGGCTTCCGCATACCGAAGCGATGGAGGAATGA
- the sufU gene encoding Fe-S cluster assembly sulfur transfer protein SufU, whose translation MADVRDLYQEVIFEHNKNPRNFGVLADHNRHAVGHNPLCGDQLTVYLMVDDNDVVQDVKFEGSGCAISVASASLMTQILKGKSKQEADEFFQAFHDVCTKEREAEDVPDLGKLAVLTGVRDFPSRVKCATLAWHTVHAALEHDEEGASVTTE comes from the coding sequence ATGGCGGACGTTCGCGACCTCTACCAGGAAGTGATCTTCGAGCACAACAAGAACCCGCGCAACTTCGGGGTCCTTGCCGACCACAACCGCCACGCCGTGGGCCACAACCCCCTGTGCGGGGACCAGCTCACGGTCTACCTGATGGTGGACGACAACGACGTGGTCCAGGACGTGAAGTTCGAGGGCTCCGGGTGCGCCATCTCGGTGGCCTCCGCCTCCCTGATGACCCAGATCCTCAAGGGCAAGTCCAAGCAGGAGGCCGACGAGTTCTTCCAGGCCTTCCACGACGTCTGCACCAAGGAGCGGGAGGCCGAGGACGTGCCCGATCTCGGCAAGCTGGCCGTGCTTACCGGGGTGCGCGATTTCCCCTCCCGGGTGAAGTGCGCCACCCTGGCCTGGCACACCGTCCACGCCGCCCTTGAGCACGACGAGGAAGGCGCCAGCGTTACCACCGAGTAA
- a CDS encoding NAD(P)H-dependent flavin oxidoreductase, producing the protein MIDHAFPALRIRGRNLLPIIQGGMGVGVSAHNLAGTVAAEGAVGTIASVDLRQLHPDLLAADKRSRDVDAYTASNLVAIDREIRAAREIAGSEGFIAVNVMRALRDYAEQVRQACASGANAIIMGAGLPLELPALTADYPDVALIPIVSDGRALRITLKRWKRQNRLPDAVVVENPRYAGGHLGIASVGDEKDPRYDYPTVLPEVRATLAEFGEEAARIPVIAAGGINGPARLAEVMELGASGAQVGTPFAVSAEGDAHPNFKQVLLGADPASDTTTFISAAGLPARAVRTPWLDRYLGLEEDLLNRASPETAVCPTFVECLSHCGFKDGKPAAGQFCIETRLAAAQKGKVSQGLFFRGGASLPFGDQIRPVRDILCHLLDATIPQEPAIATP; encoded by the coding sequence ATGATCGACCATGCTTTCCCTGCGCTCCGCATCCGCGGCAGGAACCTTCTCCCCATCATTCAAGGCGGCATGGGAGTGGGCGTCTCCGCCCACAACCTGGCAGGCACCGTCGCCGCCGAAGGTGCGGTGGGAACCATCGCCAGCGTGGACTTGCGCCAACTGCACCCGGACCTGCTCGCCGCCGACAAGCGGAGTCGGGACGTGGATGCCTACACGGCCTCCAATCTTGTGGCGATCGACCGCGAGATCCGCGCGGCCCGGGAGATCGCCGGCTCCGAGGGCTTTATCGCGGTGAACGTCATGCGCGCCCTGCGCGACTACGCCGAGCAGGTCCGCCAGGCCTGCGCCAGCGGGGCCAACGCCATCATCATGGGGGCCGGCCTGCCCCTGGAGCTGCCGGCGCTCACCGCCGACTACCCCGACGTGGCCCTGATCCCCATCGTCTCCGACGGGCGGGCCCTCCGGATCACCCTGAAACGCTGGAAGCGCCAGAACCGCCTGCCGGACGCCGTGGTGGTGGAGAATCCGCGCTACGCCGGCGGGCACCTGGGCATCGCCAGCGTGGGGGACGAGAAGGACCCGCGCTACGACTACCCCACCGTCCTCCCGGAAGTCCGGGCCACCCTGGCCGAGTTTGGCGAGGAGGCGGCCCGCATTCCGGTGATCGCCGCCGGCGGCATCAACGGGCCCGCCCGGCTGGCCGAGGTCATGGAGCTGGGCGCCTCCGGTGCCCAGGTGGGCACGCCCTTCGCCGTCTCCGCGGAAGGCGATGCCCACCCCAACTTCAAGCAGGTCCTCCTGGGCGCCGATCCCGCAAGCGACACCACCACCTTCATCAGCGCCGCCGGCCTCCCCGCACGGGCCGTACGCACCCCCTGGCTGGACCGCTACCTCGGGCTGGAGGAGGACCTCCTGAACCGGGCCTCCCCCGAAACGGCCGTCTGCCCCACCTTCGTGGAATGCCTCTCCCACTGCGGCTTCAAGGACGGCAAGCCGGCCGCGGGGCAGTTCTGCATCGAGACCCGGCTGGCCGCGGCCCAGAAGGGGAAGGTCAGCCAGGGCCTGTTCTTCCGCGGGGGCGCCTCCCTGCCCTTCGGCGATCAGATCCGGCCGGTGCGGGACATCCTGTGCCACCTCCTGGATGCCACCATCCCCCAAGAGCCCGCCATCGCCACGCCCTGA
- the sufB gene encoding Fe-S cluster assembly protein SufB, with amino-acid sequence MASSSQIDEVLNRGYTPGFYTDIEVDAVPPGLNEDIIRMISAKKEEPEFMLEWRLNAYRHWLEMTEPRWANIRHPYIDYQDIVYYSAPKSMSDEDRPQSLDEVDPKLLETYEKLGIPLDEQKQLAGVAVDAVFDSVSVATTYKEKLAEEGIVFCSFSEALQDYPELVEKYLGTVVPPGDNYFAALNSAVFSDGSFVYVPKGVRCPMELSTYFRINASETGQFERTLIVADEGAYVSYLEGCTAPAHSKNQLHAAVVELVAEKDAEIKYSTVQNWYPGDEDGQGGIYNLVTKRGECRGDDSKIAWTQVETGSAITMKYPSVVLRGDRSVGEFYSVAVSNNYQQADTGTKMIHLGADTKSTIISKGISAGHGQNSYRGLVQVGKNAENARNYTQCDSMLMGNKCGAHTFPYIETKNPTAQVEHEASTAKIGEDQIFYLTQRGIDPEDAVSMIVSGFCKEVFHELPMEFAVEAQNLLGVSLEGSVG; translated from the coding sequence ATGGCGTCTTCGAGCCAGATCGACGAAGTTCTCAATCGGGGCTACACCCCCGGCTTCTATACCGACATCGAAGTCGATGCGGTCCCTCCGGGACTGAACGAGGACATCATCCGCATGATCTCGGCCAAGAAGGAAGAGCCCGAGTTCATGCTGGAGTGGCGCCTCAACGCCTACCGTCATTGGCTGGAGATGACCGAGCCGCGGTGGGCCAACATCCGCCACCCCTACATCGACTATCAGGACATCGTCTACTACTCGGCCCCCAAGTCCATGAGCGACGAGGACCGGCCGCAGTCCCTGGACGAGGTGGACCCCAAGCTGCTCGAGACCTACGAGAAGCTGGGCATCCCGCTGGACGAGCAGAAGCAGCTCGCCGGCGTGGCCGTGGACGCGGTGTTCGATTCCGTGTCGGTGGCCACCACCTACAAGGAGAAGCTGGCCGAGGAAGGCATCGTATTCTGCTCCTTCTCCGAGGCCCTGCAGGACTACCCGGAACTGGTGGAGAAGTACCTGGGCACGGTGGTTCCGCCCGGGGACAACTACTTCGCCGCTCTGAACTCGGCGGTGTTCTCGGACGGCTCCTTCGTCTACGTGCCCAAGGGCGTGCGCTGCCCCATGGAGCTGTCCACCTACTTCCGCATCAACGCCTCGGAGACCGGCCAGTTCGAGCGCACCCTGATCGTCGCCGACGAGGGGGCCTACGTGAGCTACCTGGAGGGCTGCACGGCGCCCGCCCACTCCAAGAACCAGCTGCACGCCGCGGTGGTGGAGCTGGTGGCGGAGAAGGACGCCGAGATCAAGTACTCCACGGTGCAGAACTGGTATCCGGGGGATGAGGACGGCCAGGGCGGCATCTACAACCTGGTGACCAAGCGCGGCGAGTGCCGCGGCGACGATTCCAAGATCGCCTGGACCCAGGTGGAGACCGGCTCCGCCATCACCATGAAGTACCCCTCCGTGGTGCTGCGCGGCGACCGTTCCGTGGGCGAGTTCTACTCGGTGGCGGTGTCCAACAACTACCAGCAGGCGGACACCGGCACCAAGATGATCCACCTCGGGGCGGACACTAAGTCCACCATCATCTCCAAGGGAATCAGTGCCGGCCACGGTCAGAACTCCTACCGGGGCCTGGTGCAGGTGGGCAAGAACGCCGAGAACGCCCGCAACTACACCCAGTGCGACTCCATGCTCATGGGCAACAAGTGCGGCGCGCACACCTTCCCGTACATCGAGACCAAGAACCCCACCGCCCAGGTGGAGCACGAGGCCTCCACGGCGAAGATCGGCGAAGACCAGATCTTCTACCTGACCCAGCGGGGCATCGACCCCGAGGATGCCGTCTCCATGATCGTGAGCGGCTTCTGCAAGGAGGTCTTCCACGAGCTGCCCATGGAGTTCGCCGTGGAGGCGCAGAACCTGCTCGGGGTGAGCCTCGAGGGCAGCGTCGGGTAA
- the sufC gene encoding Fe-S cluster assembly ATPase SufC, with the protein MLSIKNLHASVEDTEILKGIDLEVGDGEVHAIMGPNGSGKSTLAGVLAGRDGYTVGDGSVAFDGKDLLEMEPQERANEGLFLAFQYPVEIPGVSNIYLLKSAVNAARKHRGEEELDAMDLVAFIREKMKLTGMGDQLLYRSVNEGFSGGEKKRNEMLQMAVLEPKLAILDETDSGLDIDALKTVADAVNQLRDEKRSFILITHYQRLLDYIVPDQVHVLYNGQIAKSGDASLPQELEKTGYAWLTGAEQAPAEEAVQGQ; encoded by the coding sequence GTGCTCAGCATCAAGAACCTGCACGCGAGCGTGGAAGATACCGAGATCCTGAAGGGGATTGACCTGGAAGTGGGCGACGGCGAGGTCCACGCCATCATGGGGCCCAACGGCTCCGGCAAATCCACCCTCGCCGGCGTGCTCGCCGGGCGCGATGGCTACACCGTGGGAGACGGCTCGGTGGCCTTCGACGGCAAGGACCTGCTGGAGATGGAACCGCAGGAGCGGGCCAACGAGGGCCTGTTCCTGGCCTTCCAATACCCGGTGGAGATCCCCGGCGTCAGCAACATCTACCTGCTGAAGTCGGCGGTGAACGCCGCGCGCAAGCACCGCGGCGAGGAGGAGCTGGACGCCATGGACCTGGTGGCCTTCATCCGCGAGAAGATGAAGCTCACCGGCATGGGTGACCAGCTCCTCTACCGCTCGGTGAACGAGGGCTTCTCCGGCGGCGAGAAGAAGCGCAACGAGATGCTGCAGATGGCGGTTCTCGAGCCGAAGCTGGCCATCCTCGACGAGACCGACTCCGGGCTCGACATCGACGCCCTGAAGACCGTCGCCGATGCGGTGAACCAGCTGCGCGACGAGAAGCGCTCCTTCATCCTCATCACCCACTACCAGCGCCTGCTGGATTACATCGTCCCCGACCAGGTGCACGTGCTGTACAACGGCCAGATCGCCAAGTCCGGCGACGCCAGCCTGCCGCAGGAGCTGGAGAAGACCGGTTACGCCTGGCTCACCGGCGCCGAGCAGGCGCCCGCCGAGGAAGCGGTACAGGGGCAGTAA
- a CDS encoding cysteine desulfurase: protein MSVAVEEMRSQAEQVTDADADRYRQDFPCLQQEAHGKPLVYLDSAATSQKPRAVIDAISRFYETSYSNVHRGAHLLSERATEAYEGARSRVAQYIGAADPREIVFVRGATEAINLVAASYGRANLQAGDEILLTEMEHHSNIVPWQLIAEQTGAVIRVVPISDDGELMMDRFDELLSERTKLVGVGHVSNALGTINPVKEIVDKAHAQGAVVLVDGCQAAPRVPVDVAELGCDFYAFSGHKLYGPSGIGVLWGRHELLEAMPPYQGGGEMIQRVTFEHTTYAKVPQKFEAGTPNIAGPVGLHAAMDYVTAIGLEGILAHERDLLAYATDAIQEVPGVRLIGTAAEKAGILSFVMEGIHPHDIGTILDNQGIAVRTGHHCAQPVMDRFQVPATTRASFGLYNTRADVDAFIRGLHEVREILG from the coding sequence ATGAGCGTGGCCGTGGAAGAGATGCGCAGCCAGGCGGAGCAGGTGACCGACGCCGACGCCGACCGCTACCGGCAGGACTTCCCGTGCCTCCAGCAGGAGGCCCACGGCAAACCGCTGGTCTATCTGGACAGCGCCGCCACCAGCCAGAAGCCCCGCGCGGTGATCGACGCCATCAGCCGGTTCTACGAGACCAGCTATTCCAACGTCCACCGCGGCGCCCACCTGCTCTCCGAGCGGGCGACCGAGGCCTACGAGGGGGCGCGCTCGCGGGTGGCGCAGTACATCGGCGCGGCCGATCCCCGCGAGATCGTCTTCGTCCGCGGCGCCACCGAGGCGATCAACCTGGTGGCCGCCAGCTACGGGCGGGCCAACCTCCAGGCGGGCGACGAGATCCTGCTCACCGAGATGGAGCACCACTCCAACATCGTCCCCTGGCAGCTGATAGCCGAGCAGACCGGCGCCGTGATCCGGGTGGTCCCCATCAGCGACGACGGCGAGCTGATGATGGACCGCTTCGACGAGCTGCTCAGCGAGCGCACCAAGCTGGTGGGGGTGGGCCACGTCTCCAACGCGCTGGGAACCATCAACCCCGTCAAGGAGATCGTGGACAAGGCCCACGCCCAGGGGGCGGTGGTGCTGGTGGACGGCTGCCAGGCGGCACCGCGCGTGCCGGTGGACGTGGCCGAGCTGGGCTGCGACTTCTATGCCTTCTCCGGCCACAAGCTCTACGGGCCGAGCGGCATCGGCGTGCTCTGGGGCCGCCACGAGCTGCTGGAGGCCATGCCCCCCTACCAGGGCGGCGGCGAGATGATCCAGCGGGTGACCTTCGAGCACACCACCTACGCCAAGGTGCCCCAGAAGTTCGAGGCCGGCACCCCCAATATCGCCGGCCCGGTGGGCCTGCACGCGGCCATGGACTACGTCACCGCCATCGGCCTGGAGGGCATCCTCGCCCACGAACGCGACCTGCTGGCCTACGCCACGGACGCCATCCAGGAGGTCCCCGGGGTGCGCCTGATCGGCACCGCCGCCGAGAAGGCCGGGATCCTGTCCTTCGTCATGGAGGGCATCCACCCCCACGACATCGGCACCATCCTGGACAACCAGGGCATCGCCGTGCGCACCGGCCACCACTGCGCCCAGCCGGTGATGGACCGCTTCCAGGTGCCGGCCACCACGCGGGCCTCCTTCGGCCTGTACAACACCCGGGCCGACGTGGACGCCTTCATCCGGGGCCTCCACGAGGTGCGGGAAATCCTCGGCTGA
- a CDS encoding SUF system Fe-S cluster assembly protein has product MDLSELPEIEEDKIVEALRQVYDPEIPVNIYDLGLIYNLDTHPNHKVDVKMTLTTPGCPEAATFPGKVEAAVKSVPGVVDAEVELVWDPPWTKDHMSEDVKLALGIW; this is encoded by the coding sequence GTGGATCTCTCCGAGCTTCCGGAGATCGAGGAAGACAAGATCGTCGAGGCCCTGCGCCAGGTCTACGACCCCGAGATCCCGGTGAACATCTACGACCTCGGCCTCATCTACAACCTCGACACCCACCCCAATCACAAGGTGGACGTGAAAATGACCCTCACCACGCCGGGCTGCCCCGAGGCGGCCACCTTCCCCGGCAAGGTGGAAGCGGCCGTGAAGTCGGTGCCCGGGGTGGTCGACGCCGAGGTGGAGCTGGTCTGGGATCCGCCGTGGACCAAGGACCACATGTCCGAGGACGTGAAGCTGGCTCTGGGCATCTGGTAA
- a CDS encoding Rieske (2Fe-2S) protein → MADWVEVGATEDLPPGSYTSVDVDDVQIAVFNCGGTYYAIEDVCTHDYGQLTGGEMEDCRIVCPRHGAKFDVTSGEALTPPAYEPVETFPVQVEDGKVYVADDRWD, encoded by the coding sequence ATGGCCGACTGGGTCGAGGTGGGCGCCACCGAGGACCTTCCGCCGGGATCCTACACCTCGGTGGACGTGGACGACGTGCAGATCGCCGTGTTCAACTGCGGCGGCACCTACTACGCCATCGAGGACGTCTGCACCCACGACTACGGGCAGCTCACCGGCGGCGAGATGGAAGACTGCCGGATCGTCTGCCCGCGCCACGGCGCCAAGTTCGACGTCACCTCGGGCGAGGCCCTGACCCCGCCGGCCTACGAGCCGGTGGAAACCTTCCCCGTTCAGGTGGAGGACGGCAAGGTCTACGTCGCCGACGATCGTTGGGACTAG
- a CDS encoding YqaE/Pmp3 family membrane protein, producing MDILRIIAAVLLPPLGVFLQVGLKGAFWLNILLTLLGFIPGIIHAVWVIARR from the coding sequence ATGGACATTCTGCGCATCATCGCCGCCGTCCTCCTGCCGCCGTTGGGGGTCTTTCTCCAGGTGGGGCTGAAGGGCGCCTTCTGGCTGAACATCCTGCTTACCCTCCTGGGGTTCATACCCGGGATCATTCACGCCGTTTGGGTGATCGCCAGGCGCTAG